One segment of Solanum lycopersicum chromosome 1, SLM_r2.1 DNA contains the following:
- the LOC101246755 gene encoding CASP-like protein 1E2: protein METESHTIAKEIGVANKQTIRWNDFVLRFLAFVVTLVAAIVLGVSKQNELVPVQLVPTLPPINVPASAKWSHMSAFVYFVIVNAIACAYAVISLVLSLANKGKTKGLSLTIILFDLIMMALLYSSVGAAAAVGLIGYKGNTHVRWNKVCDVFGKFCGQVVAAIAISLVGSILFLLLVLLATVNLHKNIRH from the exons atggAGACAGAAAGTCATACAATTGCAAAAGAAATTGGGGTTGCAAATAAGCAAACCATAAGATGGAATGATTTTGTGTTGAGATTTTTGGCTTTTGTAGTTACACTTGTGGCTGCCATTGTGCTTGGAGTTAGCAAACAAAATGAGCTTGTGCCTGTCCAATTGGTACCAACATTGCCACCTATCAATGTTCCGGCTTCCGCTAAGTGGAGCCATATGTCCGCCTTTGT GTACTTTGTTATTGTGAATGCAATTGCATGTGCATATGCAGTTATCTCCTTAGTCCTTTCGTTGGCAAATAAAGGAAAAACGAAAGGTCTTTCTCTAACAATCATTCTATTCGATCTCATCATGATGGCTCTTCTCTACTCCAGTGTCGGAGCGGCCGCGGCTGTCGGCCTCATCGGATACAAAGGGAACACCCACGTCCGGTGGAACAAGGTGTGTGACGTGTTTGGTAAATTTTGTGGACAAGTCGTGGCGGCAATTGCCATTTCACTAGTTGGTTctatattgtttttgttgttggtgttgttggCTACGGTGAACCTCCATAAGAACATACGTCATTAA